A stretch of the Rhodopirellula islandica genome encodes the following:
- a CDS encoding VF530 family protein, whose protein sequence is MNDPQPNPPESNRSPESENATESGNPPMPESAPISESAQPKKSQPNNPLHGVTLKAMVEYLVEEYGWDRLGERIRIDCFSYDPSINSSLKFLRKTEWARAKVERLYLDSISYDERKGKKQAEPMDARPKTGNVWDQARRS, encoded by the coding sequence ATGAATGATCCCCAGCCCAATCCGCCTGAGTCCAACCGATCGCCTGAGTCTGAAAATGCGACCGAGTCTGGCAATCCACCGATGCCAGAGAGTGCGCCCATTTCAGAGAGTGCCCAGCCCAAGAAATCCCAGCCCAACAATCCGTTGCACGGCGTCACGCTGAAGGCGATGGTCGAGTACTTGGTCGAGGAGTATGGCTGGGACCGGTTGGGGGAACGCATTCGCATTGACTGCTTTTCATACGACCCGAGCATCAACAGCAGCTTGAAATTCCTTCGCAAAACCGAGTGGGCCCGCGCGAAAGTGGAGCGTCTGTACCTGGACTCGATCAGCTACGACGAGCGGAAAGGAAAGAAGCAAGCGGAGCCAATGGACGCCCGGCCGAAAACAGGCAACGTTTGGGATCAAGCTCGCCGGAGCTGA